In Nitratireductor basaltis, the following are encoded in one genomic region:
- the groES gene encoding co-chaperone GroES, translating into MAKTNFRPLHDRVVVRRVESEEKTAGGIIIPDTAKEKPQEGEVIAVGNGARDETGKVVPLDVKEGDRVLFGKWSGTEVKLNGEDLLIMKESDIMGVVG; encoded by the coding sequence ATGGCCAAGACGAATTTTCGCCCGCTTCATGACCGTGTAGTCGTCCGCCGGGTCGAATCCGAAGAGAAGACGGCTGGTGGCATCATCATCCCCGACACCGCGAAGGAAAAGCCGCAGGAAGGCGAAGTCATCGCTGTGGGCAATGGTGCACGCGACGAGACCGGCAAGGTTGTTCCGCTGGACGTCAAGGAAGGCGACCGCGTTCTCTTCGGCAAGTGGTCCGGCACTGAAGTCAAGCTCAACGGTGAGGACCTCCTCATCATGAAAGAGTCCGACATCATGGGCGTCGTCGGCTGA
- a CDS encoding TVP38/TMEM64 family protein, with translation MTMTDAKSSKGQGSSLTRFLPLGLVAALLVTSYAFGLHEYLSLSALGESRDSLKAFVASQPLFSALGFFIIYATAVALSFPAASAMTVAAGFLFGWVYGGFIVVLAATLGATAIFIAARTAFRDTLRQKLGGVANKLAAGFEDGAFEYLLILRLAPVVPFWVANIAPAFFDVRLKTYVLATALGILPGTFAFAYLGRGLDSVILSASASGETLSVGDLVTPQITIAFAALACVAALSVAIKKLRSQRKGD, from the coding sequence ATGACGATGACAGATGCGAAATCAAGCAAGGGGCAAGGCAGCAGCCTGACGCGCTTTCTGCCGCTCGGCCTCGTGGCAGCGCTTCTCGTCACCTCTTATGCCTTCGGGCTCCATGAATATCTGAGCCTTTCCGCGCTCGGTGAAAGCCGGGACAGCCTGAAGGCATTCGTGGCCAGTCAGCCACTTTTCTCCGCACTTGGTTTCTTCATTATCTATGCCACAGCCGTAGCCCTCTCCTTTCCTGCAGCCTCAGCGATGACTGTCGCCGCGGGCTTTCTGTTCGGGTGGGTCTATGGCGGCTTCATCGTGGTTCTTGCGGCAACCCTTGGCGCGACAGCCATCTTCATCGCGGCGCGCACGGCATTTCGTGATACGCTTCGCCAAAAGCTCGGCGGCGTTGCAAACAAGCTTGCCGCGGGCTTCGAGGACGGAGCCTTCGAATATCTTCTCATATTGCGGCTGGCCCCGGTCGTGCCCTTCTGGGTTGCCAATATCGCGCCGGCCTTCTTCGACGTGCGCCTGAAGACATATGTTCTGGCGACCGCGCTTGGCATCCTGCCCGGCACCTTCGCCTTTGCCTATCTTGGCCGCGGTCTCGACAGCGTCATCCTTTCTGCATCTGCCAGCGGTGAAACCCTGTCGGTGGGAGACCTCGTCACCCCGCAGATCACCATCGCCTTCGCCGCACTTGCCTGTGTCGCCGCACTTTCCGTGGCAATCAAGAAACTGCGCAGCCAAAGGAAAGGCGACTGA
- a CDS encoding DoxX family protein, which yields MQTNLLVLIGRILLAIIFVMSGFTKLTNIGGTAGYFGSIGLPMPMITAWLVALLELLGGLAIVFGFKTRIAALALAAFTIASGFVAHFDFADQTQSIMFMKNVAIAGGFLVLAAFGPGAWSIDRR from the coding sequence ATGCAGACCAATCTTCTCGTACTTATCGGCCGCATTCTTCTGGCCATCATCTTCGTCATGTCGGGTTTCACCAAGCTCACCAATATCGGTGGCACCGCCGGCTATTTCGGCAGCATCGGACTTCCCATGCCGATGATCACGGCATGGCTGGTTGCGCTGCTTGAACTATTGGGCGGCCTTGCCATTGTCTTTGGCTTCAAGACCCGCATCGCAGCACTCGCACTTGCGGCCTTCACCATCGCTTCGGGATTTGTTGCCCATTTCGATTTTGCCGATCAGACGCAATCGATCATGTTCATGAAGAATGTCGCGATCGCAGGCGGCTTCCTGGTACTGGCAGCATTCGGCCCTGGTGCATGGTCGATCGACCGCCGCTGA
- a CDS encoding ATP-binding protein, whose amino-acid sequence MVLQPARETETESDTDTPAVPLTRGLSLKLLVLTILFVMVAEVLIFIPSVANFGQQWMGQRLRTVAAVGVVLLRGEADSLTREASNDILMATGAKAIAVREEGVARLLVVSQMPPEVDMHVDLDAVGPVDAIGQAFSTLLFGGNRMLRVFGEVGEGGREFEVIMPDAPLRGAMLTYARNVGLLSLLISIFTATLVFAAINRVMIRPIRAMTRSMLAFGQAPDDPSRVIRPEDRDDEIGIAERELAQMQRTLLNTLGERKRLADLGLAVSKINHDMRNMLASAHLISDRLATIEDPTVQSLTPRLLRTLDRAVSYSEGVLAYGRTQEEPPRLRRVRLRTLVDDVLATLPVEADGEIALENQVEPDLEIRADPDQLFRVLANLSRNAVQAMGADSDSATVRALSIASQYRPGMVTILVSDTGPGLPTRARKNLFAAFKGAAKSGGTGLGLAIAHELVRAHGGTLELVESIPGSTIFAIELPTGEAEIQPTGAVAAK is encoded by the coding sequence ATGGTTCTTCAACCCGCCCGGGAAACCGAAACCGAAAGTGACACCGACACGCCTGCCGTGCCGCTGACCCGCGGACTTTCGCTGAAGCTCCTTGTCCTGACCATTCTTTTCGTAATGGTCGCGGAAGTGCTGATCTTCATTCCTTCGGTTGCCAATTTCGGCCAGCAATGGATGGGGCAGCGCCTGCGCACTGTCGCCGCCGTGGGTGTGGTGCTTCTGCGCGGCGAAGCCGACAGCCTGACACGGGAAGCCAGTAACGACATCTTGATGGCGACGGGCGCCAAGGCCATTGCAGTACGCGAGGAAGGTGTCGCCCGCCTGCTCGTCGTCAGCCAGATGCCGCCGGAAGTCGACATGCATGTGGATCTCGATGCCGTTGGCCCGGTGGATGCAATCGGCCAGGCTTTCTCCACGCTGCTTTTCGGCGGCAACCGCATGTTGCGCGTTTTTGGCGAAGTGGGTGAAGGCGGGCGGGAATTTGAGGTCATCATGCCGGACGCCCCCTTGCGCGGCGCGATGCTGACCTATGCACGCAATGTCGGGCTCTTGTCGCTGCTCATTTCGATATTCACCGCAACGCTTGTCTTTGCCGCCATCAACCGCGTGATGATAAGGCCGATCCGTGCCATGACACGCTCGATGCTTGCCTTCGGGCAGGCGCCCGACGATCCTTCACGCGTAATCCGCCCGGAGGATCGCGACGACGAGATCGGCATTGCCGAGCGGGAGCTTGCGCAGATGCAGCGCACGCTTCTCAACACGCTTGGCGAACGCAAGCGGCTGGCTGATCTCGGCCTTGCCGTCTCCAAGATCAATCATGACATGCGCAACATGCTGGCTTCGGCCCATCTGATCTCTGACAGGCTTGCGACCATCGAGGACCCGACCGTGCAGTCGCTGACGCCGCGGCTACTGCGCACGCTCGACCGCGCGGTTTCCTATTCGGAAGGCGTGTTGGCCTATGGGCGCACCCAGGAAGAGCCGCCGCGCCTGCGGCGGGTGCGGCTGCGCACGCTGGTAGACGATGTTCTGGCCACCCTGCCGGTGGAAGCCGATGGCGAGATCGCGCTCGAGAATCAGGTCGAGCCGGACCTGGAAATACGCGCCGACCCCGATCAGCTGTTCCGCGTGCTTGCCAATCTCAGCCGCAATGCCGTGCAGGCCATGGGTGCGGACAGCGACAGCGCCACCGTGCGTGCTCTTTCAATCGCCAGCCAGTACCGGCCGGGAATGGTAACGATCCTTGTCAGCGACACGGGTCCTGGCCTCCCGACCCGCGCACGCAAGAACCTCTTCGCAGCCTTCAAGGGTGCTGCGAAAAGCGGTGGGACGGGGCTGGGCTTGGCCATCGCCCACGAACTCGTGCGCGCCCATGGCGGCACGCTGGAGCTTGTGGAAAGCATTCCCGGCAGCACCATCTTCGCCATCGAATTGCCCACCGGCGAGGCGGAAATCCAGCCGACGGGCGCAGTTGCGGCCAAGTAG
- a CDS encoding HlyD family efflux transporter periplasmic adaptor subunit, which yields MTDTTAVETAPVWMKAEASFLEEAGTHRTVLRFIAVSLAIFFAWAAFAPLEEVTRGPGKVAPLSRGQIIQSLEGGILRSIEVMEGEEVNAGQVLAVLEDTSFRSAFQDLQGQTLALRASLSRLQAELSQANTVTFDEDVMEQEVLVGIERDLFISRRRKFNEAIQSLTERLALSESQLALVKPLVARGAASRVEAIRLEREVADLRGQLDDVENVYFQEINDEIARKSAELASLNQQLAQKEDALTRTVLRSPVRGIVKDLAVTTKGGVVKAGETIMEIVPLDDQLYVEAEIRPSDVAFLYPGLPASVHITAYDYTKYGALKGELVFISADTIIDETRRDAEPYYRVRVLTEKAALEGPDGPLPIKPGMIAEVNIQTGGKTVLEYLVKPLMQGQLALSER from the coding sequence ATGACTGACACAACCGCCGTGGAAACGGCCCCGGTCTGGATGAAGGCCGAAGCGAGCTTCCTTGAAGAGGCTGGCACGCACCGCACCGTCCTGCGCTTCATTGCCGTGTCGCTTGCGATCTTCTTCGCCTGGGCGGCCTTCGCGCCACTCGAAGAGGTAACGCGCGGCCCCGGCAAGGTCGCGCCCTTGAGCCGCGGGCAGATCATCCAGTCACTTGAAGGCGGCATATTGCGTTCCATCGAGGTGATGGAGGGTGAGGAGGTGAATGCAGGTCAGGTGCTGGCCGTGCTGGAAGACACCAGCTTCCGCTCCGCCTTTCAGGACCTGCAGGGCCAGACGCTTGCCCTGCGCGCCAGCCTGTCGCGCCTGCAGGCCGAACTTTCTCAGGCAAACACCGTCACCTTCGACGAGGACGTGATGGAGCAGGAGGTGCTGGTTGGCATCGAGCGCGACCTCTTCATCTCGCGCCGCCGCAAGTTCAACGAGGCCATACAATCACTGACGGAACGTCTGGCGCTGTCGGAAAGCCAGTTGGCATTGGTAAAGCCCCTGGTGGCCCGCGGCGCTGCAAGCCGGGTCGAAGCCATCAGGCTGGAACGTGAAGTGGCTGATCTGCGCGGCCAGCTCGACGATGTCGAGAATGTTTATTTCCAGGAGATCAATGACGAGATCGCCCGCAAATCCGCCGAACTCGCCTCGCTCAACCAGCAACTTGCACAAAAGGAAGACGCGCTCACCCGCACCGTTTTGCGTTCGCCCGTACGCGGCATCGTGAAGGATTTGGCTGTCACCACGAAAGGCGGCGTGGTGAAGGCGGGCGAGACCATCATGGAAATCGTGCCGCTTGACGACCAGCTCTATGTCGAGGCCGAAATCCGCCCCTCGGACGTCGCCTTCCTCTATCCCGGCCTCCCGGCATCGGTGCACATAACCGCCTATGACTACACCAAATACGGCGCGCTCAAGGGCGAACTCGTCTTCATAAGCGCGGATACGATCATCGACGAGACGCGCCGCGACGCCGAACCCTATTACCGCGTGCGGGTGCTGACCGAGAAAGCCGCCCTGGAAGGTCCTGACGGCCCGCTGCCGATCAAGCCCGGCATGATCGCGGAAGTGAACATCCAGACCGGCGGAAAGACGGTGCTCGAATATCTGGTCAAGCCGCTGATGCAGGGTCAGCTCGCCTTGAGCGAACGGTAA
- the groL gene encoding chaperonin GroEL (60 kDa chaperone family; promotes refolding of misfolded polypeptides especially under stressful conditions; forms two stacked rings of heptamers to form a barrel-shaped 14mer; ends can be capped by GroES; misfolded proteins enter the barrel where they are refolded when GroES binds) encodes MAAKEVKFSRDARERMLRGVNILADAVKVTLGPKGRNVVLDKSFGAPRITKDGVSVAKEIELEDKFENMGAQMVREVASKTNDIAGDGTTTATVLAQAIVQEGAKAVAAGMNPMDLKRGIDKAVDDVVAYLSQAAKDINTSDEVAQVGTISANGEKSIGQMIADAMQKVGNEGVITVEEAKTAETELEVVEGMQFDRGYLSPYFVTNPEKMVAELEDAYILLHEKKLSNLQAMLPVLESVVQSSKPLVIIAEDVEGEALATLVVNKLRGGLKIAAVKAPGFGDRRKAMLEDIAILTGGQVISEDLGIKLENVTLDMLGRAKKVSITKENTTIVDGAGHKAEIEGRVAQIKQQIEETSSDYDREKLQERLAKLAGGVAVIRVGGSTEVEVKERKDRVDDALNATRAAVEEGIVPGGGTALLRASVQISATGENPDQEAGINIVRRAVQAPARQIVTNAGEEASIVVGKILENAEVTFGYNAQTGEYGDMIKMGIVDPMKVVRTALQDAASVAGLLITTEAMVAELPKKDGGAPAPDMGGMGGMGGMGF; translated from the coding sequence ATGGCTGCAAAAGAAGTAAAATTCTCCCGCGACGCGCGTGAGCGCATGCTGCGCGGCGTCAACATCCTCGCAGACGCAGTGAAGGTTACGCTCGGCCCGAAAGGCCGCAACGTTGTCCTGGACAAGTCCTTCGGCGCACCGCGCATCACCAAGGACGGTGTCTCCGTCGCCAAGGAAATCGAGCTTGAGGACAAGTTCGAGAACATGGGCGCACAGATGGTGCGCGAAGTTGCCTCCAAGACCAACGACATCGCTGGTGATGGCACGACCACGGCAACCGTTCTCGCCCAGGCGATCGTTCAGGAAGGTGCCAAGGCTGTTGCTGCCGGCATGAACCCGATGGACCTGAAGCGCGGCATCGACAAGGCTGTCGACGACGTCGTCGCCTACCTGTCGCAGGCTGCCAAGGACATCAACACCTCTGACGAAGTTGCCCAGGTCGGCACGATTTCCGCCAATGGCGAGAAGTCCATCGGCCAGATGATTGCCGATGCCATGCAGAAGGTCGGCAATGAAGGCGTCATCACTGTCGAGGAAGCCAAGACCGCCGAGACCGAGCTCGAGGTTGTCGAAGGCATGCAGTTCGACCGTGGCTACCTGTCGCCCTACTTCGTGACGAACCCGGAGAAGATGGTTGCCGAACTCGAGGATGCATACATCCTGCTCCACGAGAAGAAGCTGTCCAACCTGCAGGCCATGCTGCCGGTTCTCGAGTCGGTTGTTCAGTCCTCCAAGCCGCTCGTCATCATTGCTGAAGACGTGGAAGGCGAGGCTCTTGCAACGCTCGTGGTCAACAAGCTGCGCGGCGGCCTGAAGATTGCCGCTGTCAAGGCTCCGGGCTTCGGCGACCGCCGCAAGGCCATGCTGGAAGACATCGCGATCCTCACCGGTGGCCAGGTCATCTCCGAAGACCTCGGCATCAAGCTCGAGAATGTCACGCTCGACATGCTCGGCCGCGCCAAGAAGGTCTCCATCACCAAGGAGAACACCACCATCGTTGATGGTGCTGGCCATAAGGCAGAGATCGAAGGTCGCGTTGCGCAGATCAAGCAGCAGATCGAAGAGACCTCTTCCGACTACGACCGCGAGAAGCTGCAGGAGCGCCTTGCAAAGCTCGCCGGCGGTGTTGCCGTGATCCGCGTCGGTGGTTCGACCGAAGTGGAAGTGAAGGAGCGCAAGGACCGCGTCGACGACGCCCTGAACGCAACCCGCGCTGCTGTCGAGGAAGGCATCGTTCCTGGCGGTGGTACGGCTCTGCTGCGCGCTTCCGTCCAGATCAGCGCAACGGGCGAAAACCCGGATCAGGAAGCCGGCATCAACATCGTTCGCCGCGCCGTTCAGGCTCCGGCACGCCAGATCGTCACCAATGCCGGTGAAGAGGCGTCCATCGTTGTCGGCAAGATTCTCGAGAACGCCGAGGTCACCTTCGGCTACAACGCCCAGACCGGCGAATATGGCGACATGATCAAGATGGGCATTGTCGACCCGATGAAGGTCGTACGCACCGCCCTGCAGGACGCAGCTTCCGTTGCAGGCCTGCTGATCACCACCGAAGCCATGGTTGCTGAACTTCCGAAGAAGGACGGCGGCGCACCTGCTCCCGACATGGGCGGCATGGGTGGCATGGGCGGCATGGGCTTCTAA
- a CDS encoding dihydrolipoyl dehydrogenase family protein — protein MSDTVLKPDICVIGAGSGGLTVAAAAAQFGVSVVLIERHKMGGDCLNYGCVPSKALLAAGKHAQAMRNGASFGIANADPDVDFAAVMAHVHDVIAAIAPNDSVERFTSLGVQVIEEEARFVDERMVQAGPHKIRARRFVIATGSSPMVPPIEGLDEVEYFTNETIFSRSTLPEHLIIAGGGPIGLEMAQAHRRLGARVTVVEADKALGKDDPEMARLLIDRLKAEGIDIREHTKVARLEKRDEGQIRVHVSGAEGDAAIDGSTLLVATGRRPNLQALDLEKAGVEHDRSGVKVNDKLRSTNSRVYAIGDAAGGLQFTHVANYHAGLVIRAILFRLPAREKRHILPWVTYTDPELAHIGLTEDQARDEGKLNKVLRWPYAENDRAQAERKTTGLIKIVTGKGGRIIGVTILGAGAGEMMNMWALAIAKGLKVSDITGYVAPYPTMSEIGKRAAISYYSDKTGSPVVRGLIRFLRLFG, from the coding sequence ATGTCCGATACCGTGCTGAAACCCGACATATGCGTGATCGGCGCAGGCTCCGGGGGACTGACCGTTGCTGCCGCGGCTGCGCAATTTGGTGTGTCGGTCGTGTTGATCGAGCGTCACAAGATGGGTGGCGACTGCCTCAATTACGGTTGCGTGCCTTCCAAGGCGTTGCTTGCGGCGGGCAAGCATGCGCAGGCGATGCGCAACGGCGCGTCCTTCGGCATCGCCAATGCCGATCCTGACGTGGATTTTGCTGCCGTGATGGCGCATGTGCATGATGTCATTGCTGCGATAGCTCCCAATGACTCGGTCGAGCGCTTTACCTCGCTTGGCGTGCAGGTGATCGAGGAGGAAGCGCGTTTTGTCGACGAGCGCATGGTGCAGGCGGGTCCTCACAAGATCCGCGCGCGCCGCTTTGTCATCGCCACGGGTTCTTCCCCCATGGTGCCGCCCATCGAAGGGCTGGATGAGGTCGAGTATTTCACCAACGAGACCATCTTCTCACGCAGCACCCTGCCCGAACATCTGATCATTGCCGGAGGCGGGCCAATCGGGCTTGAAATGGCGCAGGCGCATCGCAGGCTGGGCGCACGCGTGACCGTGGTGGAAGCCGACAAGGCGCTCGGCAAGGACGATCCGGAAATGGCGCGTCTTCTGATCGACCGGCTGAAGGCGGAAGGGATCGATATCCGCGAGCACACCAAGGTTGCAAGGCTGGAGAAGCGGGATGAAGGCCAGATCCGCGTGCATGTTTCAGGCGCGGAAGGCGATGCGGCGATCGACGGCAGCACGCTGCTTGTCGCGACCGGCCGACGCCCCAATCTGCAAGCGCTCGATCTCGAAAAAGCCGGCGTGGAGCATGATCGCTCGGGCGTGAAGGTCAATGACAAACTGCGCTCCACCAATTCGCGCGTCTATGCCATTGGCGATGCCGCCGGCGGGCTGCAGTTTACCCATGTGGCCAACTATCACGCGGGCCTTGTCATCCGCGCAATCCTCTTCCGGCTCCCCGCGCGGGAAAAACGGCACATTCTGCCCTGGGTCACCTATACCGACCCGGAACTGGCCCATATCGGCCTGACTGAGGATCAGGCGCGGGATGAGGGCAAGCTGAACAAGGTGCTGCGCTGGCCATATGCGGAAAATGACCGGGCGCAGGCCGAACGCAAGACGACCGGCCTCATCAAGATCGTGACCGGCAAGGGCGGGCGCATCATCGGCGTGACCATTCTGGGTGCGGGTGCCGGCGAGATGATGAATATGTGGGCGCTTGCAATTGCCAAGGGACTGAAGGTTTCCGACATCACCGGCTATGTCGCGCCATATCCCACCATGTCGGAAATCGGCAAACGCGCCGCAATATCCTATTATAGCGACAAGACAGGCAGCCCGGTGGTGCGTGGACTGATCAGGTTTCTACGGCTATTTGGGTGA
- a CDS encoding DNA-3-methyladenine glycosylase I — protein sequence MTKDEKTGLIEGPDGKLRCFWHGNLPDYLEYHDHEWGRPVTDDHRLFEKICLEGFQSGLSWLTILRKRENFREAFEGFDFERVARFTENDVERLLTNAGIVRHGGKIRSTINNAQRAVEMAQQAGSLAAYFWRHEPSADERPSVMDYGTLRANPTTRHSTALSKDLKKRGWSFVGPTTVYAFMQAMGLVNDHLAGCCMREEVEREREALVRPG from the coding sequence GTGACGAAAGACGAAAAAACCGGGCTAATTGAAGGTCCCGACGGAAAGCTCCGCTGCTTCTGGCACGGCAATCTCCCCGACTATCTGGAATATCATGACCATGAATGGGGCCGCCCGGTCACCGATGATCACCGCCTGTTCGAAAAGATCTGCCTGGAAGGTTTCCAGTCCGGTCTGTCCTGGCTCACCATCTTGCGCAAGCGCGAGAATTTCCGCGAGGCGTTCGAGGGTTTCGACTTCGAGCGGGTGGCGCGTTTCACCGAAAATGATGTGGAGCGCCTTCTCACCAATGCAGGCATTGTGCGCCATGGCGGCAAGATCCGCTCCACCATCAACAATGCGCAGCGCGCGGTCGAGATGGCGCAACAGGCAGGCTCGCTTGCGGCCTATTTCTGGCGGCACGAACCGTCAGCCGATGAACGTCCTTCGGTCATGGATTACGGGACGCTGCGCGCGAACCCAACGACCAGGCACTCGACCGCGCTTTCCAAGGACCTGAAGAAGCGCGGCTGGAGCTTTGTCGGCCCAACCACCGTCTACGCCTTCATGCAGGCCATGGGGCTGGTCAACGACCACCTCGCCGGCTGCTGCATGCGCGAGGAAGTGGAGCGCGAGCGAGAGGCGCTGGTGAGGCCGGGGTGA
- the fumC gene encoding class II fumarate hydratase, with the protein MAKTRTETDTFGPLEVDATRYWGAQTQRSLGNFKIGTEKMPVPLVRALGIVKQAAAEVNIALGKLDPKIGEAMVAAAREVVEGKHDDHFPLSVWQTGSGTQSNMNTNEVISNRAIEMLGGEMGSKKPVHPNDHVNMGQSSNDTFPTAMHIAAAREASAELLPALEYLTDALDEKAKAFDKIVKIGRTHTQDATPLTLGQEFSGYVAALKLSAKRIEHAMGDVYALAQGGTAVGTGLNAPVGFDQKFADKVAEITGLPFRTAENKFEALASHGALNAFHGALNALAADLFKIANDIRFLGSGPRSGLGELKLPENEPGSSIMPGKVNPTQAEALTMVATQVMGNQTTVSVASSQGHFELNVFKPVVANAVLQSIRILTDAMRSFTDNCVKGIEADEERIADLMKRSLMLVTALAPAIGYDNAAAIAKSAHKNGTTLREEALKSGHVSEEDYDRLVRPELMIAPK; encoded by the coding sequence ATGGCGAAGACACGTACCGAGACCGATACCTTTGGCCCGCTCGAGGTGGATGCAACCCGCTATTGGGGTGCGCAGACGCAACGTTCGCTCGGCAATTTCAAGATCGGCACCGAAAAGATGCCCGTTCCGCTGGTACGCGCACTGGGTATCGTCAAGCAGGCCGCCGCCGAGGTGAACATCGCCCTGGGCAAACTGGATCCAAAGATCGGCGAAGCCATGGTTGCGGCTGCAAGGGAAGTGGTCGAAGGCAAGCATGACGACCATTTCCCGCTTTCGGTCTGGCAGACCGGTTCGGGCACGCAGTCCAACATGAACACCAATGAGGTGATCTCCAACCGCGCCATCGAGATGCTTGGCGGCGAGATGGGCTCCAAGAAGCCGGTCCACCCCAACGACCACGTGAATATGGGCCAGTCGTCAAACGACACGTTCCCGACAGCCATGCATATCGCCGCAGCGCGTGAAGCCTCCGCCGAGCTTCTGCCCGCCCTTGAATATCTGACGGATGCGCTGGACGAGAAGGCCAAGGCCTTCGACAAGATCGTGAAGATCGGACGCACGCATACGCAGGATGCAACCCCGCTGACGCTGGGCCAGGAATTTTCCGGCTATGTGGCTGCACTCAAGCTTTCGGCCAAGCGCATCGAGCATGCGATGGGCGATGTCTATGCACTGGCGCAGGGCGGCACGGCTGTGGGCACCGGCCTGAACGCGCCGGTGGGCTTCGACCAGAAGTTTGCCGACAAGGTAGCAGAGATCACTGGCCTGCCTTTCCGCACGGCGGAGAACAAATTCGAGGCGCTCGCCAGCCACGGAGCGCTGAACGCCTTCCACGGCGCACTCAACGCGCTGGCCGCCGATCTCTTCAAGATTGCCAACGATATCCGCTTCCTGGGCTCGGGCCCTCGCTCGGGCCTCGGCGAACTGAAGCTGCCGGAAAACGAACCGGGCTCCTCCATCATGCCGGGCAAGGTCAATCCCACCCAGGCCGAGGCTCTGACCATGGTTGCGACGCAAGTGATGGGCAACCAGACGACGGTTTCGGTCGCCTCCAGCCAGGGGCATTTCGAGCTGAACGTGTTCAAGCCGGTCGTGGCCAATGCCGTTCTGCAGTCGATCCGCATCCTGACCGACGCGATGCGCTCCTTTACGGACAATTGCGTGAAGGGCATCGAGGCAGATGAGGAACGCATTGCCGATCTGATGAAGCGCTCGCTTATGCTGGTCACCGCCCTTGCGCCGGCCATCGGCTATGACAATGCCGCGGCAATTGCCAAGTCGGCGCACAAGAACGGAACGACGCTGCGCGAGGAGGCCCTGAAAAGCGGTCATGTGTCGGAAGAGGACTATGATCGCCTGGTTCGTCCCGAACTGATGATCGCGCCCAAGTAG